From a single Nocardioides panacis genomic region:
- a CDS encoding ATPase yields MHAKLTELRQVVEQARSMPMSASAVVNRGELLEKIDEVSGALEAAFTESQRVVAARDEVVAEGRREAEQIVSDARNEREKIISDTDVYRVAKREADHVVEQARAEADELRKETDDYVDAKLANFEITLERTTEAVKRGRERLAGRSAFDALTSDEVDKIKLPEHLEN; encoded by the coding sequence GTGCACGCGAAGCTCACCGAGCTGCGCCAGGTCGTGGAGCAGGCTCGGTCGATGCCGATGTCGGCCTCGGCCGTGGTCAACCGCGGGGAGCTCCTCGAGAAGATCGACGAGGTGTCCGGCGCGCTCGAGGCGGCGTTCACCGAGTCGCAGCGGGTCGTCGCCGCCCGGGACGAGGTCGTGGCCGAGGGCCGCCGCGAGGCCGAGCAGATCGTCAGCGACGCCCGCAACGAGCGGGAGAAGATCATCTCCGACACCGACGTCTACCGGGTCGCCAAGCGGGAGGCGGACCACGTCGTGGAGCAGGCGCGTGCGGAGGCCGACGAGCTCCGCAAGGAGACCGACGACTACGTCGACGCCAAGCTGGCCAACTTCGAGATCACGCTGGAGCGCACCACCGAGGCGGTCAAGCGTGGCCGCGAGCGGCTCGCCGGCCGGTCGGCGTTCGACGCGCTGACCTCCGACGAGGTCGACAAGATCAAGCTGCCCGAGCACCTCGAGAACTGA
- the rpmF gene encoding 50S ribosomal protein L32 has protein sequence MAVPKRKMSRSNTRHRRSQWKAVAPSLVVCANPACGSKHLPHRACPQCGQYGARADRRQVL, from the coding sequence GTGGCTGTCCCGAAGCGGAAGATGTCGCGCAGCAACACGCGCCACCGTCGCTCGCAGTGGAAGGCCGTCGCGCCGTCGTTGGTCGTCTGCGCCAACCCGGCCTGCGGTTCCAAGCACCTGCCGCACCGCGCGTGCCCGCAGTGCGGCCAGTACGGCGCCCGCGCCGATCGTCGCCAGGTCCTCTGA
- a CDS encoding YceD family protein, with protein MLDTRELGRRPGSQRRKSFTAPAPADLGIEVLRVPDGSPVVFELRLEAVMEGVLVTGEAQADLVGECARCLEEIRDEIVADFQELFVYEESDTAHGEDEDVSRLEGDLLDLEPLLRDSVVLTLPFQPLCQDDCPGLCTECGARLADDPDHTHDEPIDPRWAKLQGLEHDPEND; from the coding sequence GTGCTCGACACCCGCGAGCTCGGCCGCCGCCCGGGGTCGCAACGTCGGAAGAGCTTCACGGCGCCGGCGCCAGCAGACCTCGGCATCGAAGTTCTCCGCGTCCCTGACGGGTCGCCGGTCGTGTTCGAGCTCCGGCTCGAGGCGGTCATGGAGGGAGTGCTCGTCACCGGCGAGGCGCAAGCCGACCTGGTGGGTGAGTGCGCACGGTGCCTGGAGGAGATCCGCGACGAGATCGTGGCCGACTTCCAGGAGCTCTTCGTCTACGAGGAGAGCGACACCGCCCACGGGGAGGACGAGGATGTCAGCCGGTTGGAGGGCGACCTGCTCGACCTCGAACCACTGCTGCGGGACTCGGTGGTGCTGACGCTGCCGTTCCAGCCGCTGTGCCAGGACGACTGTCCGGGCTTGTGCACCGAGTGCGGTGCGCGGCTCGCAGACGACCCGGACCACACGCACGACGAGCCGATCGACCCCCGGTGGGCGAAGCTGCAAGGGCTCGAGCACGACCCCGAGAACGACTGA